In the Gossypium raimondii isolate GPD5lz chromosome 9, ASM2569854v1, whole genome shotgun sequence genome, one interval contains:
- the LOC105798892 gene encoding glucan endo-1,3-beta-glucosidase, basic vacuolar isoform isoform X2 produces MAIFSTSMAAMLLLGLFAANLDPTAAQIGVCYGMLGNNLPNSWEVIQLYKSNNIRRLRLYDPNQQALQALRGSNIEVILGVPNDQLQNLADPSKAQSWVQSNVVAYWPSVRFRYIAVGNEVPPSSWLAQFVLPALVNVFNAVRSIGLESQIKVSIAIDMTLIGVSYPPSTGAFRGDVRSYLDPIIGHLAWARTPLLANIYTYFSYSGNPRDISLPYALFTSPSPIIWDQGRGYQNLFDAMLDSLYSALEKAGQGGLEVVVSESGWPSAGGFGTSVDNAATYLSNLIRHVQGGTPKRPGKAIETYLFALFDENSKPGPELERHFGLFSPNKQPKYQLHFGGGRHWDIASEEYNGTFPLKSDM; encoded by the exons ATGGCTATCTTTTCTACATCAATGGCTGCTATGCTCCTTCTAGGGCTCTTCGCTGCAAACTTGGATCCTActg CTGCACAGATTGGTGTTTGCTATGGGATGCTTGGCAACAATCTCCCAAATTCATGGGAAGTCATTCAACTTTACAAATCAAACAACATCCGGCGATTGAGGCTCTACGATCCAAATCAACAAGCATTACAAGCTCTTAGAGGCTCCAACATTGAAGTAATATTAGGTGTTCCAAATGATCAACTTCAAAACCTCGCCGACCCTTCCAAAGCACAATCATGGGTTCAATCAAATGTTGTAGCTTACTGGCCGAGCGTTCGGTTCCGATACATTGCTGTCGGGAACGAAGTCCCTCCTTCATCTTGGTTAGCTCAATTCGTTTTGCCCGCCTTAGTGAATGTATTCAACGCGGTTCGATCGATCGGTTTGGAGAGTCAAATCAAGGTCTCAATCGCCATTGATATGACCTTGATCGGTGTCTCGTATCCTCCATCGACTGGTGCGTTTCGTGGGGACGTTAGGTCATATTTGGACCCTATCATAGGCCACTTAGCATGGGCTAGAACACCCTTGCTTGCCAACATTTACACTTACTTCAGCTACTCAGGCAATCCAAGGGATATCTCACTTCCATATGCTCTTTTCACTTCCCCTTCACCTATTATATGGGATCAAGGACGTGGATACCAAAACCTATTCGATGCAATGTTGGATTCATTATACTCAGCTCTCGAGAAAGCCGGGCAAGGAGGGCTCGAAGTTGTGGTATCAGAAAGTGGATGGCCTTCAGCCGGTGGGTTCGGGACATCGGTCGATAACGCGGCCACTTATCTATCGAACTTAATAAGACATGTCCAAGGAGGTACCCCAAAGAGGCCAGGAAAAGCCATAGAGACATATTTGTTTGCTTTATTTGATGAAAACTCGAAACCAGGTCCTGAGTTAGAGAGACACTTTGGGTTGTTTTCACCAAACAAGCAACCAAAATATCAGCTCCATTTTGGTGGAGGAAGGCATTGGGATATTGCTTCTGAGGAATATAATGGAACCTTTCCTCTTAAGTCtgatatgtaa
- the LOC105798892 gene encoding glucan endo-1,3-beta-glucosidase, basic vacuolar isoform isoform X3, which translates to MAIFSTSMAAMLLLGLFAANLDPTVAQIGVCYGMLGNNLPNAREVINLYKSNNIKRMRLYDPNQQALQALRGSNIEVILGVPNDQLQNLANPSKAQSWVRSNVVAYWPSVRFRYIAVGNEVPPSSSLARFVLPALVNVFNAVRSAGLESRIKVSIAIDMTLIGVSYPPSAGAFRGDVRSYLDPIIGHLAWARTPLLANIYTYFSYSGNPRDISLPYALFTSPSPIVWDQGRGYQNLFDAMLDSLYSALEKAGQGGLEVVVSESGWPSAGGFGTSVDNAATYLSNLIKHVQKGTPKRPGKAIETYLFALFDENQKSGPELERHFGLFSPNKQPKYQLHFGGGRHWDIASKEYNATFPLKSDM; encoded by the exons ATGGCTATCTTTTCTACATCAATGGCTGCTATGCTCCTTCTAGGGCTCTTCGCTGCAAACTTGGATCCTActg TTGCGCAAATTGGTGTTTGCTATGGGATGCTTGGCAACAATCTCCCAAATGCAAGGGAAGTCATCAATCTTTACAAATCAAACAACATCAAGCGAATGAGACTCTACGATCCAAATCAACAAGCATTACAAGCTCTTAGAGGCTCAAACATTGAAGTAATTTTAGGTGTTCCGAATGATCAACTTCAAAACCTTGCTAACCCTTCCAAAGCACAATCATGGGTTCGATCAAATGTTGTAGCCTATTGGCCAAGTGTCCGGTTTCGATACATTGCTGTTGGGAACGAAGTCCCTCCATCATCTTCATTAGCTCGATTTGTGTTGCCTGCCTTAGTGAATGTATTCAATGCGGTTCGATCGGCTGGTTTGGAGAGTCGAATCAAGGTCTCAATCGCCATCGATATGACTTTGATTGGTGTCTCATACCCTCCGTCGGCTGGTGCATTTCGTGGGGATGTTAGGTCATATCTAGACCCTATCATAGGCCACTTAGCATGGGCTAGAACACCATTGCTTGCCAACATTTATACTTACTTTAGCTATTCAGGCAATCCAAGGGACATCTCACTTCCGTATGCTCTTTTCACATCCCCTTCGCCTATTGTATGGGATCAAGGACGTGGATACCAAAACCTATTTGATGCAATGTTGGATTCGTTATACTCGGCTCTTGAGAAAGCCGGACAAGGTGGCCTTGAAGTTGTGGTATCAGAAAGCGGATGGCCTTCAGCTGGTGGGTTCGGGACGTCGGTTGATAACGCAGCCACGTATCTATCAAACTTGATTAAACATGTCCAAAAAGGTACCCCAAAGAGGCCAGGAAAAGCTATAGAGACATATTTGTTTGCATTGTTTGATGAAAACCAGAAATCGGGTCCAGAGCTAGAGAGACACTTTGGGTTATTTTCACCAAACAAGCAGCCAAAATATCAGCTCCATTTTGGTGGGGGAAGGCATTGGGATATTGCTTCTAAGGAATATAATGCAACCTTTCCTCTTAAATCTGATATGTAA
- the LOC105798892 gene encoding glucan endo-1,3-beta-glucosidase, basic vacuolar isoform isoform X1, with the protein MAIFSSSMAAMLILGLLTANLDPTVAQIGVCYGMLGNNLPNAREVINLYKSNNIKRMRLYDPNQQALQALRGSNIEVILGVPNDQLQNLANPSKAQSWVRSNVVAYWPSVRFRYIAVGNEVPPSSSLARFVLPALVNVFNAVRSAGLESRIKVSIAIDMTLIGVSYPPSAGAFRGDVRSYLDPIIGHLAWARTPLLANIYTYFSYSGNPRDISLPYALFTSPSPIVWDQGRGYQNLFDAMLDSLYSALEKAGQGGLEVVVSESGWPSAGGFGTSVDNAATYLSNLIKHVQKGTPKRPGKAIETYLFALFDENQKSGPELERHFGLFSPNKQPKYQLHFGGGRHWDIASKEYNATFPLKSDM; encoded by the exons ATGGCTATCTTTTCTTCATCCATGGCTGCTATGCTCATTCTAGGGCTCCTCACTGCAAACTTGGATCCTACTg TTGCGCAAATTGGTGTTTGCTATGGGATGCTTGGCAACAATCTCCCAAATGCAAGGGAAGTCATCAATCTTTACAAATCAAACAACATCAAGCGAATGAGACTCTACGATCCAAATCAACAAGCATTACAAGCTCTTAGAGGCTCAAACATTGAAGTAATTTTAGGTGTTCCGAATGATCAACTTCAAAACCTTGCTAACCCTTCCAAAGCACAATCATGGGTTCGATCAAATGTTGTAGCCTATTGGCCAAGTGTCCGGTTTCGATACATTGCTGTTGGGAACGAAGTCCCTCCATCATCTTCATTAGCTCGATTTGTGTTGCCTGCCTTAGTGAATGTATTCAATGCGGTTCGATCGGCTGGTTTGGAGAGTCGAATCAAGGTCTCAATCGCCATCGATATGACTTTGATTGGTGTCTCATACCCTCCGTCGGCTGGTGCATTTCGTGGGGATGTTAGGTCATATCTAGACCCTATCATAGGCCACTTAGCATGGGCTAGAACACCATTGCTTGCCAACATTTATACTTACTTTAGCTATTCAGGCAATCCAAGGGACATCTCACTTCCGTATGCTCTTTTCACATCCCCTTCGCCTATTGTATGGGATCAAGGACGTGGATACCAAAACCTATTTGATGCAATGTTGGATTCGTTATACTCGGCTCTTGAGAAAGCCGGACAAGGTGGCCTTGAAGTTGTGGTATCAGAAAGCGGATGGCCTTCAGCTGGTGGGTTCGGGACGTCGGTTGATAACGCAGCCACGTATCTATCAAACTTGATTAAACATGTCCAAAAAGGTACCCCAAAGAGGCCAGGAAAAGCTATAGAGACATATTTGTTTGCATTGTTTGATGAAAACCAGAAATCGGGTCCAGAGCTAGAGAGACACTTTGGGTTATTTTCACCAAACAAGCAGCCAAAATATCAGCTCCATTTTGGTGGGGGAAGGCATTGGGATATTGCTTCTAAGGAATATAATGCAACCTTTCCTCTTAAATCTGATATGTAA